A region of Rhodamnia argentea isolate NSW1041297 chromosome 9, ASM2092103v1, whole genome shotgun sequence DNA encodes the following proteins:
- the LOC115739751 gene encoding syntaxin-124-like, which produces MNDLFSGSFKKYTDLKQQNYLDDMEAGKETVNLDKFFEDVENVKEDMNQVEKLYKRLQEANEECKTVHNANTMKELRSRMDADVGLVLKRAKIIKGKLEALERSNVAHRNIPGCGPGTSADRTRTAVVGGLGKKLKDLMDDFQSLRSKMNEEYKETVERRYFTITGQKADEETIENLISSGESESFLQKAIQEQGRGQILDTISEIQERHDAVKEIEKNLLELHQVFLDMAALVEAQGHQLNDIESHVTHANSFVRRGTGHLQEAREYQKSSRKWTCYAIILVIIIVVVLLLPLLRSFMPF; this is translated from the coding sequence ATGAATGACCTGTTCTCCGGCTCGTTCAAGAAATACACGGACCTCAAGCAACAGAACTACCTCGACGACATGGAGGCGGGGAAGGAGACGGTGAACCTTGACAAGTTCTTCGAGGACGTCGAGAATGTCAAGGAGGACATGAACCAGGTCGAGAAGCTGTACAAGAGGTTGCAAGAGGCCAACGAGGAATGCAAAACCGTCCACAACGCGAACACGATGAAGGAGCTCCGGTCCCGGATGGACGCCGATGTCGGACTGGTCCTCAAGCGGGCCAAAATCATCAAGGGCAAGCTCGAGGCCCTCGAGCGGTCCAATGTGGCCCACCGGAACATACCTGGGTGTGGTCCCGGCACGTCGGCGGACCGGACTAGGACGGCGGTTGTCGGGGGGCTAGGGAAGAAGCTCAAGGACTTGATGGATGACTTCCAAAGCTTGAGGTCGAAAATGAATGAGGAGTACAAGGAGACGGTGGAGCGGAGATACTTCACGATCACGGGGCAAAAGGCGGACGAGGAGACGATCGAGAACTTGATCTCGAGCGGCGAGAGCGAGAGCTTCCTGCAGAAGGCGATCCAAGAACAAGGGCGAGGCCAGATTCTAGACACGATATCAGAGATCCAAGAGAGGCACGACGCCGTGAAGGAGATCGAGAAGAACTTGCTCGAGCTGCACCAGGTGTTCTTGGACATGGCCGCGCTCGTGGAGGCCCAGGGCCACCAGCTCAACGACATCGAGTCGCACGTCACCCACGCCAACTCGTTCGTGCGGCGAGGCACCGGCCATCTCCAAGAGGCGAGGGAGTACCAGAAGAGCTCGCGGAAGTGGACGTGCTACGCGATAATCctcgtcatcatcatcgtcgtcgtgCTCCTACTACCGCTCTTAAGGTCATTCATGCCATTCTAG